A section of the Mycolicibacterium anyangense genome encodes:
- a CDS encoding ribonuclease T2 family protein, protein MDFRNRRRRRFVGVVAVLVVLVAAVVAVRYVNRPRPTPSAAPRSTSSLLVVTWGPSLCSLERSNPGCRSGHVGGLGPALILHGLWPQPTSEQYCALPAGPRDLSSLNLPKDLQSDLQSKMSDVGIMAPHEWKAHGSCSGVPPAVYFRVSSSLADQAVAVLDPVFRGTDRVSIEAIRAAVDTGFGAGAGKRVTLVCRDTDRGPVAYEVRLSLPPVADLAAAATLSLGAVITQGPTLSGGCRRGSVPR, encoded by the coding sequence ATGGATTTTCGAAACCGACGCCGTCGGCGGTTCGTTGGCGTTGTGGCGGTGCTGGTGGTTCTCGTCGCCGCCGTGGTCGCCGTCCGCTACGTCAACCGTCCGCGCCCCACGCCCAGCGCGGCGCCGCGCAGCACCTCGAGCCTGCTGGTCGTGACATGGGGTCCGAGCCTGTGCTCGCTGGAGAGGTCCAACCCGGGCTGCCGCAGTGGCCACGTCGGAGGGCTGGGACCGGCGTTGATCCTGCACGGTCTGTGGCCGCAGCCCACCAGCGAGCAGTACTGCGCGCTGCCGGCCGGCCCGCGGGATCTGTCGTCGCTGAACCTGCCCAAGGATCTTCAATCCGATCTGCAGTCGAAGATGTCCGATGTCGGCATCATGGCGCCGCACGAATGGAAGGCGCACGGCAGTTGCTCGGGGGTCCCACCCGCGGTCTACTTCCGGGTCTCCTCGTCCCTGGCCGATCAGGCGGTCGCCGTTCTCGACCCGGTATTCCGCGGTACCGACCGAGTGTCGATCGAGGCGATACGGGCGGCGGTGGACACCGGATTCGGCGCCGGAGCGGGTAAGCGGGTCACCCTGGTCTGCCGCGACACCGACCGCGGGCCGGTCGCCTACGAGGTTCGGCTGTCACTTCCGCCGGTTGCCGATCTCGCCGCCGCAGCCACCCTGTCATTGGGTGCCGTGATCACCCAGGGCCCAACTCTTTCCGGCGGCTGTCGGCGCGGAAGCGTGCCCCGGTAG
- a CDS encoding DUF4185 domain-containing protein: protein MAPRLRIPARPTASVLVLGLCASLCVAPPASAEPCQGASADAQPLPNQAFEIPNPSRIAPFDRPIGHKPAGANDEAPLPKLGQLPLAIIKALIPNSGQVQKQGAVAPVKPGTTTQTPPAAQQAPAPAPAPAPAAQPAPSNAPAGTSLVGWVTGPDSPNRTIQRFAVTGTDLGIMWDNGDPANQQVLMAFGDTNGYCQIPGKQWRYNVLFRTQDRSLANTISVADGVPGNPYSGSPVWRQGISKQVINSINAAPEETGIIPTAGVGFGGKQFMNFMSIKSWDANGAWTTNYSAIAVSSDNGETWGVYPNTVRTPGGGNENFQMGAFLKPGPGDPYLYTFGTPNGRSGSAFIARVQPALIPDLSKYEYWSSDSNSWVAGNPGAATPVIPGPVGEMSAQFNTYLKQYLVLYCNGNNDVVMRTAPAPQGPWGPEQMLVSSMQFPGGIYAPFLHPWSTGRELYYNLSLWSAYNVMLMHTVLP, encoded by the coding sequence GTGGCGCCGCGTCTCCGCATTCCCGCGCGACCGACGGCGTCGGTGCTCGTCCTTGGTCTGTGTGCCTCGCTGTGCGTGGCGCCACCGGCGTCGGCCGAGCCGTGCCAGGGCGCATCGGCCGATGCGCAGCCGCTGCCCAACCAAGCCTTCGAGATTCCGAACCCGTCGCGAATCGCCCCGTTCGACCGTCCGATCGGACACAAACCGGCCGGCGCCAACGACGAGGCCCCGCTGCCCAAACTCGGCCAGTTGCCATTGGCGATCATCAAGGCGCTCATCCCCAATTCGGGTCAGGTGCAAAAGCAGGGCGCCGTCGCACCGGTGAAGCCCGGCACCACCACCCAGACGCCTCCGGCGGCCCAGCAGGCACCCGCCCCCGCACCCGCCCCCGCACCGGCGGCCCAGCCCGCGCCGTCCAATGCCCCGGCCGGCACGTCACTCGTCGGCTGGGTCACCGGTCCGGACAGCCCGAACAGGACCATCCAGCGCTTCGCTGTCACCGGCACCGACCTCGGAATCATGTGGGACAACGGCGATCCCGCCAACCAGCAGGTGCTGATGGCGTTCGGCGACACCAACGGCTACTGCCAGATTCCCGGTAAGCAGTGGCGCTACAACGTCCTCTTCCGCACCCAGGACCGGTCATTGGCGAACACCATCTCAGTCGCCGACGGCGTGCCCGGCAATCCCTACTCCGGCTCGCCGGTCTGGCGCCAGGGCATTTCCAAGCAGGTGATCAACAGCATCAACGCCGCCCCGGAGGAGACCGGCATCATCCCCACCGCCGGTGTCGGCTTCGGCGGCAAGCAGTTCATGAACTTCATGTCCATCAAGAGCTGGGATGCCAACGGCGCGTGGACCACCAACTACTCGGCGATCGCGGTCTCCAGCGACAACGGCGAGACCTGGGGTGTCTATCCCAACACCGTGCGCACCCCGGGCGGCGGCAACGAGAACTTCCAGATGGGCGCCTTCCTTAAGCCCGGCCCCGGCGACCCCTACCTCTACACGTTCGGCACACCGAACGGGCGTAGCGGTTCGGCGTTCATCGCGCGGGTTCAGCCCGCCCTGATCCCGGATCTGAGCAAATACGAGTACTGGAGTTCGGACAGCAACTCCTGGGTTGCGGGCAACCCCGGCGCCGCCACACCGGTCATCCCCGGTCCTGTTGGCGAGATGTCGGCGCAGTTCAACACCTATCTCAAGCAATACCTGGTGCTGTACTGCAACGGCAACAACGATGTCGTGATGCGGACCGCGCCGGCGCCGCAGGGGCCATGGGGACCCGAGCAGATGCTCGTGTCATCCATGCAATTCCCCGGCGGCATCTATGCGCCGTTCCTGCATCCGTGGTCCACGGGTCGCGAGCTGTACTACAACCTCTCGCTGTGGTCGGCGTACAACGTGATGCTGATGCACACCGTCCTGCCCTGA
- a CDS encoding extracellular catalytic domain type 1 short-chain-length polyhydroxyalkanoate depolymerase, translated as MIARTTALVAALFAAAALAVAPSSAAPGDPPGALTFGGLQRTYVLHVPAGLAHPAGLVINLHGAGQTGAVQAGVSNYNAVADQYGFVVAYPDGIDMSWADGRGASLPDRQGVDDVGFLATLIDQLTRDFGIPPGRVFVTGMSAGAFMANRLACDRADLVSAVAPVAGTLSMSIGCNPSRPVSVLAVHGTADPVVPYTGGAMVGRGGPSDVVSAPSMAQRWRALDQCPGDPAADPAGFTATGCAGGTRVEFVSLDGGGHVWPTGPAFNASAATGQFFSTVA; from the coding sequence GTGATTGCCCGCACGACAGCACTGGTGGCTGCGCTGTTCGCCGCCGCCGCCCTTGCGGTGGCCCCCAGTTCGGCCGCCCCCGGAGACCCGCCCGGCGCGCTGACATTCGGCGGTCTGCAGCGCACCTATGTGCTGCACGTCCCGGCGGGTCTGGCCCACCCCGCCGGGTTGGTGATCAACCTGCACGGAGCCGGGCAGACCGGGGCGGTGCAGGCGGGGGTGAGCAACTACAACGCCGTCGCCGACCAGTACGGGTTCGTCGTGGCCTACCCCGACGGCATCGACATGAGCTGGGCCGACGGCCGGGGCGCCTCACTGCCCGATCGGCAGGGGGTCGACGACGTCGGATTCCTGGCCACCCTCATCGACCAGCTCACCCGTGACTTCGGCATTCCGCCGGGCCGGGTCTTCGTCACCGGGATGTCGGCCGGGGCGTTCATGGCCAACCGATTGGCGTGCGATCGTGCCGACCTGGTGTCGGCCGTCGCGCCGGTGGCCGGCACGCTGAGCATGAGCATCGGGTGCAACCCGTCACGACCGGTGTCGGTGCTGGCAGTGCACGGCACCGCGGATCCGGTGGTGCCCTACACCGGCGGGGCGATGGTCGGCCGCGGTGGTCCCAGCGACGTCGTCAGCGCACCCTCGATGGCGCAACGGTGGCGTGCGCTCGATCAATGCCCCGGCGACCCCGCGGCCGACCCGGCCGGATTCACCGCGACCGGCTGTGCCGGTGGAACGAGGGTGGAATTCGTCAGCCTCGACGGCGGCGGACACGTCTGGCCCACCGGACCGGCATTCAACGCCTCGGCGGCCACCGGCCAGTTCTTTTCCACCGTGGCCTGA
- a CDS encoding DUF190 domain-containing protein codes for MTYLKLTTYFGERTRMGSQFLAEAMLDMYAEHQVAASVLLRGIASFGPRHVIRSDESLTLSEDPPVEIVAVDTEDVIGALISDVVEMTPRGLITLERAQLVGSDLAQLPLPDGDAVKLTIYIGRRRRVNGLPGFYAVCDLLHQHGFAGATVFLGVDGTAHGRRRRAHFFSRNVDVPVMIIAVGTRAQVQQVLPGLESVLYEPLITVERIQVCKRDGQLLARPPALPATDAHGRELRQKLMIYTSESTHYDGVPIHRALVRKLWESGTVSGATVLRGIWGFHGDHKPHGDKIIQYGRQVPVTTIVVDTPQVIAGCFDLIDEVTGTHGLVTCEMVPALLMLDGGQRRGATDLADYRY; via the coding sequence ATGACCTACCTCAAGCTGACCACGTACTTCGGTGAGCGCACGCGAATGGGCTCACAGTTCCTGGCCGAGGCGATGCTCGACATGTACGCCGAACACCAGGTGGCCGCTAGCGTGCTCCTGCGTGGCATCGCCAGTTTCGGGCCGCGCCATGTGATCCGCAGCGATGAGTCACTGACGCTGTCGGAGGATCCGCCGGTCGAGATCGTCGCCGTCGACACCGAGGACGTCATCGGCGCGCTGATCTCCGATGTCGTCGAGATGACCCCGCGCGGCCTGATCACCCTCGAACGGGCGCAGCTCGTCGGCAGCGACCTGGCCCAGCTGCCGCTACCCGACGGCGATGCCGTCAAGCTCACGATCTACATCGGCCGCCGCCGACGGGTGAACGGTCTGCCCGGCTTCTACGCGGTCTGCGATCTGCTGCACCAGCACGGCTTCGCCGGGGCCACGGTCTTCTTGGGCGTCGACGGGACCGCTCACGGTCGGCGCCGCCGGGCGCACTTCTTCAGCCGCAACGTCGACGTACCGGTGATGATCATCGCGGTCGGCACCCGTGCACAGGTGCAACAGGTGCTGCCCGGCCTGGAGTCGGTGCTCTACGAACCGCTGATCACCGTCGAGCGGATCCAGGTGTGCAAACGCGACGGCCAGCTGTTGGCGCGGCCGCCGGCGCTGCCGGCCACCGACGCCCATGGCCGCGAACTGCGGCAGAAACTGATGATCTACACCTCCGAGTCCACCCACTACGACGGCGTCCCGATCCACCGTGCCCTGGTACGCAAGCTGTGGGAGTCCGGAACTGTCAGCGGCGCAACCGTTTTGCGCGGAATCTGGGGTTTCCACGGTGATCACAAGCCGCATGGCGACAAGATCATCCAGTATGGCCGGCAGGTGCCGGTGACCACGATCGTCGTCGACACCCCGCAGGTCATCGCCGGCTGTTTCGACCTGATCGATGAGGTAACGGGGACGCATGGTCTGGTCACCTGTGAGATGGTGCCCGCCCTGTTGATGCTCGACGGCGGCCAGCGCCGCGGTGCCACCGACTTGGCCGACTACCGTTACTAG
- the crcB gene encoding fluoride efflux transporter CrcB produces MVDKAVARRTARSFPFGTLAVNISGAVLLGFITGLTLSHEAALLAGTAFVGAYTTFSTWMLETQRLTEERQLKPALANLVVSVALGLPAVMLGQWIASLI; encoded by the coding sequence ATGGTCGACAAAGCGGTGGCCCGCCGCACCGCGCGGTCGTTCCCCTTCGGCACCCTCGCGGTCAACATCTCCGGTGCGGTGCTGCTGGGGTTCATCACCGGGCTGACATTGAGTCATGAGGCTGCCCTGCTGGCCGGCACCGCGTTCGTCGGCGCCTACACCACGTTCTCGACCTGGATGCTGGAAACCCAGCGACTTACCGAGGAACGCCAGCTCAAACCGGCGCTGGCCAACCTCGTCGTCAGTGTGGCGCTCGGCCTGCCCGCCGTCATGCTCGGACAGTGGATCGCGAGCCTGATATGA